The Manihot esculenta cultivar AM560-2 chromosome 1, M.esculenta_v8, whole genome shotgun sequence genome has a window encoding:
- the LOC110617719 gene encoding lysophospholipid acyltransferase LPEAT2-like isoform X1, translating into MADHDLSSPLLPPQPSDSPHLVLIVRDSDSGQRSSTAQSHNHHHHNNDIGSFNKNHSSHLNHIYPNPFEFLGSDGLSVPPPSTVDPFRNSTPNIEGAYEVLKLLLCLPIVVARLVLFGACLAVGFIATKLALEGWKDKHNPMPIWRSRLMWVTRMCARCILFSFGYQWIRRKGEPAPREIAPIVVSNHVSYIDPIFYFYELFPTIVAAESHDSIPFVGTIIRAMQVIYVDRFSHSSRKQAVNEIKRKASCDRFPRVLLFPEGTTTNGKVIISFQLGAFIPGQAIQPVVVRYPYVHFDQSWGDISLAKLLFRMFTQFHNFMEVEYLPIVSPLDNCKENPAHFAKRTSYAIANALNVVQTFHSYGDVMLYMKASESKQEKPSSYMVEMARVGSLFHISSLEAVDFLDKFLSMNPDPSGRVKFHDFLRAMRLKTCKLSEEIFGFIDVEKNGSITFKQFLYGSAHVMKQPFFRQSCELAFTNCSDGGDGQISKEQFGDIIRLSIPDLDNDEMHELFKLFGAEEDGRVNKDSFMSCLRKNPLLIALFSPCLVRKGSSEAGDMMLQEIV; encoded by the exons CCGTCCGATTCCCCCCACCTTGTCCTTATCGTCCGCGATAGCGACTCCGGTCAACGGTCCTCTACAGCCCAATCTCATAATCACCACCACCACAACAACGATATCGGCAGCTTTAACAAAAATCACAGTTCGCATCTAAACCACATTTATCCCAATCCGTTTGAGTTTCTCGGATCGGATGGGTTGTCCGTGCCCCCACCGTCCACTGTAGATCCATTCCGGAACAGTACGCCCAATATAGAAGGAGCCTATGAGGTGCTAAAGCTATTACTTTGCTTACCCATTGTTGTGGCCCGATTGGTGCTTTTTGGGGCTTGTTTGGCTGTAGGGTTCATTGCTACCAAATTGGCTCTCGAGGGATGGAAGGACAAGCATAATCCTATGCCCATATGGCGCTCTAGGTTAATGTGGGTTACCAGGATGTGTGCCCGCTGTATTCTCTTCTCTTTCGG CTACCAATGgataagaagaaaaggagagccTGCTCCCAGAGAAATTGCTCCGATTGTTGTATCAAATCATGTATCATACATCGACCCTATCTTTTACTTTTACGAATTATTTCCCACAATTGTTGCAGCCGAGTCGCATGATTCTATACCATTTGTTGGAACTATTATCAGAGCGATGCAG GTCATATATGTCGATAGGTTCTCTCATTCATCAAGGAAACAAGCGGTTAATGAAATAAAG AGAAAGGCTTCATGTGATAGATTTCCTCGAGTGCTATTGTTTCCGGAGGGAACAACAACTAATGGCAAGGTCATTATTTCTTTCCAACTCGGTGCATTCATTCCTGGTCAAGCAATCCAACCGGTGGTTGTCCGCTATCCTTATGTTCATTTTGACCAATCGTG GGGGGATATTTCATTGGCAAAGCTCTTGTTTAGGATGTTTACACAGTTCCACAATTTTATGGAG GTAGAATACCTACCTATTGTTTCTCCCCTGGATAATTGTAAAGAAAATCCTGCTCATTTTGCTAAGAGG ACTAGCTATGCCATTGCAAATGCGCTTAACGTTGTACAAACATTTCATTCCTATGGGGATGTGATGCTTTATATGAAAGCATCCGAGTCAAAGCAG GAGAAGCCCTCAAGTTACATGGTTGAAATGGCTAGGGTGGGATCA TTATTTCACATAAGTAGCTTAGAAGCTGTGGACTTTCTCGACAAGTTTCTCTCAATGAATCCAGACCCCAg TGGTCGTGTTAAATTCCACGACTTTTTGAGAGCTATGAGACTAAAGACTTGTAAACTTTCAGAAGAG ATATTTGGGTTCATTGATGTGGAAAAGAATGGATCGATCACATTCAAGCAG TTCTTATATGGATCAGCTCATGTCATGAAGCAACCATTCTTCAGACAAAGCTGTGAATTAGCTTTTACCAATTGCAGTGATGGAGGAGATGGTCAAATATCAAAAGAACAA TTTGGAGATATTATTAGACTTTCGATCCCAGACTTGGATAATGATGAG ATGCACGAGCTCTTCAAATTATTTGGTGCTGAGGAGGATGGTAGGGTTAACAAGGATAGTTTCATGTCATGCCTGAGAAAGAATCCTCTGCTGATTGCACTTTTTTCGCCTTGTTTGGTGCGGAAAGGTTCCTCAGAAGCCGGTGATATGATGTTGCAAGAAATTGTGTga
- the LOC110615943 gene encoding MADS-box protein SOC1, protein MVRGKTQMKRIENATSRQVTFSKRRNGLLKKAFELSVLCDAEVALIVFSSGGKLYEFANCSMQETIARYHKHVKATQINKKTFDENMQQQLKSEATNMVKKIELLEISKRKLMGEGLGSCTVEELQQLEQQLEKSVSTIRARKNQVFREQIERLKEKEKLLAAENAKLSEKCGGQPCQGLKLVGETRHCEESSQVSDVETELFIGPPETRNKRNPPRN, encoded by the exons ATGGTGAGGGGAAAGACTCAAATGAAGCGCATAGAGAACGCGACAAGCAGGCAAGTCACCTTCTCCAAGCGGCGAAATGGGTTGCTGAAGAAGGCCTTTGAGCTGTCGGTTCTTTGCGATGCCGAGGTTGCCCTTATCGTCTTCTCTTCAGGAGGGAAGCTCTATGAATTTGCAAACTGCag CATGCAGGAAACAATTGCACGATATCATAAGCATGTGAAAGCTACTCAAATCAACAAGAAGACATTCGACGAAAACATGCAGCAG CAACTGAAGTCGGAAGCAACGAACATGGTGAAGAAAATAGAGCTTCTTGAAATTTCAAAAAG GAAGCTAATGGGAGAAGGTCTGGGTTCCTGCACTGTTGAAGAATTACAGCAGCTAGAACAGCAACTGGAGAAGAGCGTAAGCACCATCAGAGCAAGAAAG AATCAGGTTTTCAGAGAACAAATTGAGCGATTAAAAGAAAAG GAGAAACTTTTGGCAGCTGAAAATGCAAAGTTGTCTGAAAAG TGTGGTGGCCAACCATGTCAAGGCTTGAAATTAGTGGGAGAAACTAGACACTGTGAAGAGAGTAGCCAAGTTTCAGACGTAGAGACTGAATTGTTCATTGGACCACCAGAAACAAGAAACAAGCGCAATCCTCCAAGAAATTGA
- the LOC110617719 gene encoding lysophospholipid acyltransferase LPEAT2-like isoform X2 codes for MADHDLSSPLLPPQPSDSPHLVLIVRDSDSGQRSSTAQSHNHHHHNNDIGSFNKNHSSHLNHIYPNPFEFLGSDGLSVPPPSTVDPFRNSTPNIEGAYEVLKLLLCLPIVVARLVLFGACLAVGFIATKLALEGWKDKHNPMPIWRSRLMWVTRMCARCILFSFGYQWIRRKGEPAPREIAPIVVSNHVSYIDPIFYFYELFPTIVAAESHDSIPFVGTIIRAMQVIYVDRFSHSSRKQAVNEIKRKASCDRFPRVLLFPEGTTTNGKVIISFQLGAFIPGQAIQPVVVRYPYVHFDQSWGDISLAKLLFRMFTQFHNFMEVEYLPIVSPLDNCKENPAHFAKRLFHISSLEAVDFLDKFLSMNPDPSGRVKFHDFLRAMRLKTCKLSEEIFGFIDVEKNGSITFKQFLYGSAHVMKQPFFRQSCELAFTNCSDGGDGQISKEQFGDIIRLSIPDLDNDEMHELFKLFGAEEDGRVNKDSFMSCLRKNPLLIALFSPCLVRKGSSEAGDMMLQEIV; via the exons CCGTCCGATTCCCCCCACCTTGTCCTTATCGTCCGCGATAGCGACTCCGGTCAACGGTCCTCTACAGCCCAATCTCATAATCACCACCACCACAACAACGATATCGGCAGCTTTAACAAAAATCACAGTTCGCATCTAAACCACATTTATCCCAATCCGTTTGAGTTTCTCGGATCGGATGGGTTGTCCGTGCCCCCACCGTCCACTGTAGATCCATTCCGGAACAGTACGCCCAATATAGAAGGAGCCTATGAGGTGCTAAAGCTATTACTTTGCTTACCCATTGTTGTGGCCCGATTGGTGCTTTTTGGGGCTTGTTTGGCTGTAGGGTTCATTGCTACCAAATTGGCTCTCGAGGGATGGAAGGACAAGCATAATCCTATGCCCATATGGCGCTCTAGGTTAATGTGGGTTACCAGGATGTGTGCCCGCTGTATTCTCTTCTCTTTCGG CTACCAATGgataagaagaaaaggagagccTGCTCCCAGAGAAATTGCTCCGATTGTTGTATCAAATCATGTATCATACATCGACCCTATCTTTTACTTTTACGAATTATTTCCCACAATTGTTGCAGCCGAGTCGCATGATTCTATACCATTTGTTGGAACTATTATCAGAGCGATGCAG GTCATATATGTCGATAGGTTCTCTCATTCATCAAGGAAACAAGCGGTTAATGAAATAAAG AGAAAGGCTTCATGTGATAGATTTCCTCGAGTGCTATTGTTTCCGGAGGGAACAACAACTAATGGCAAGGTCATTATTTCTTTCCAACTCGGTGCATTCATTCCTGGTCAAGCAATCCAACCGGTGGTTGTCCGCTATCCTTATGTTCATTTTGACCAATCGTG GGGGGATATTTCATTGGCAAAGCTCTTGTTTAGGATGTTTACACAGTTCCACAATTTTATGGAG GTAGAATACCTACCTATTGTTTCTCCCCTGGATAATTGTAAAGAAAATCCTGCTCATTTTGCTAAGAGG TTATTTCACATAAGTAGCTTAGAAGCTGTGGACTTTCTCGACAAGTTTCTCTCAATGAATCCAGACCCCAg TGGTCGTGTTAAATTCCACGACTTTTTGAGAGCTATGAGACTAAAGACTTGTAAACTTTCAGAAGAG ATATTTGGGTTCATTGATGTGGAAAAGAATGGATCGATCACATTCAAGCAG TTCTTATATGGATCAGCTCATGTCATGAAGCAACCATTCTTCAGACAAAGCTGTGAATTAGCTTTTACCAATTGCAGTGATGGAGGAGATGGTCAAATATCAAAAGAACAA TTTGGAGATATTATTAGACTTTCGATCCCAGACTTGGATAATGATGAG ATGCACGAGCTCTTCAAATTATTTGGTGCTGAGGAGGATGGTAGGGTTAACAAGGATAGTTTCATGTCATGCCTGAGAAAGAATCCTCTGCTGATTGCACTTTTTTCGCCTTGTTTGGTGCGGAAAGGTTCCTCAGAAGCCGGTGATATGATGTTGCAAGAAATTGTGTga